From the Toxotes jaculatrix isolate fToxJac2 chromosome 15, fToxJac2.pri, whole genome shotgun sequence genome, one window contains:
- the col28a2a gene encoding collagen, type XXVIII, alpha 2a has protein sequence MFLNFKSVLLVTALTFVWAQDFYEEKKTNKRLRAKPLAANIHDGQALLDEDCSLELSFLLDSSESAKDNHEQEKQFAMNVVDRLQGARLQTGRSLSLRVALLQYSSHVITEQTFRDWRGTENFKTRIAPIVYIGHGTYTTYAITNMTRIYLEESSPGSIKVAVLLTDGISHPRNPDIFSAVADAKNQGIKFFTLGITRAANEPANVAQLRLLASSPASHFLHNLQDEDIVEKIVTEITGLADEGCPLAQRCACEKGERGPSGPAGKKGRPGDDGAPGLKGQKGEAGLSGLPGREGAEGKPGYKGEKGERGECGTPGIKGDRGPEGVVGARGLRGLQGLPGPHGDIGPEGPQGKQGERGPPGPPGIQGETGIGLPGPKGDMGFQGRPGPPGPPGLGEHGLPGPQGPQGVQGEKGPQGEGFPGPKGDRGLPGPRGPRGQQGAGIKGDRGDLGPPGLPGPSGPTGVGIQGEKGIEGPRGPPGVRGLPGEGLPGPKGDQGLPGEQGAPGERGIGEPGPKGEPGAAGLGGLPGLPGEDGAPGQKGEPGLPGLRGSEGPPGIGTQGEKGDQGLRGIRGLHGPPGISGPSGPKGERGIPGSQGIPGLPGRSISGPKGDVGPSGPPGPVGETGHGLPGPKGDRGHPGLPGPLGPKGEGVPGPVGPPGMPGLPGEPGPEGIGIPGPKGDIGFRGLPGLPGPPGEGLQGPQGNVGRPGPPGPTGPPGEGIQGPKGEPGSQGMTGPRGPQGDGFPGAKGDRGLQGERGMKGTKGDMGDPGVPGEAGRPGAKGEPGLTREDIIKLIKEICGCGIKCKERPMELVFVIDSSESVGPENFEIIKDFVTRLVDRTTVGRNATRIGLVLYSLDVHLEFNLVRYMNKQDVKQAIRKMPYMGEGTYTGTAIRKATQEAFFSARPGVRKVAIVITDGQTDKREPVKLDIAVREAHAANIEMYALGIVNSSDPTQAEFLRELNLIASDPDTEHMYLIDDFNTLTALESKLVSQFCEDENGALIYNRITNGHWNGNNGHGINGNNGHVGNTNGYNGYGNNGYGYGNNGYGNNGNGYNYQEEIHNQRRTSSRSRGDTFTLPISADPLPIQFYVVFLFQVVEDDDGEDLDIRAHVRSGSTVAVVNKTTLFSPVRESSVSSEAVLSSSESSSSSSSSATSSSILVSVSSVNSNQLQPVLPEEASVLDPRCNLKLDQGSCRDYSIRWYYDKQANACAQFWYGGCGGNDNRYETEDECKKTCVLFRTAG, from the exons ATGTTCCTCAACTTTAAGTCGGTGCTGCTGGTCACTGCGCTGACGTTTGTCTGGGCCCAAGACTTTTACgaggaaaagaaaaccaacaaGAGACTCAGGGCCAAACCTCTGGCTGCAAACATTCATGACGGACAAG cactccTAGATGAGGATTGTAGCTTGGAGCTCTCCTTCCTGTTGGACAGCTCTGAGAGCGCTAAGGACAATCATGAGCAGGAAAAGCAGTTTGCCATGAACGTGGTGGACAGACTCCAAGGAGCTCGTCTGCAAACCGGCCGCAGCTTGAGCTTGAGGGTGGCTCTGCTGCAGTATAGCAGTCATGTCATCACAGAGCAAACCTTCAGAGACTGGAGGGGCACAGAGAACTTCAAGACCCGGATAGCTCCCATCGTCTACATCGGGCACGGCACCTACACCACCTACGCCATCACCAACATGACCAGGATCTACCTGGAGGAATCCAGTCCTGGCAGCATCAAGGTGGCTGTGCTGCTTACAGATGGTATTTCCCACCCGAGGAACCCagacattttctctgctgttgctgATGCCAAGAACCAGGGCATCAAATTCTTCACTTTGGGCATTACCCGGGCAGCCAACGAGCCAGCCAATGTTGCCCAGCTCCGTCTGCTCGCTAGCTCTCCTGCCTCCCACTTCCTCCATAATTTACAGGACGAAGACATAGTCGAAAAAATTGTCACTGAGATT actGGCTTGGCTGATGAAGGA TGCCCTCTGGCTCAGAGATGTGCTtgtgagaaaggagagaggggacCCAGCGGGCCTGCG GGGAAGAAAGGTCGCCCTGGAGATGACGGAGCCCCAGGGCTTAAAGGGCAGAAG GGTGAAGCGGGATTAAGTGGACTACCTGGGCGAGAGGGTGCTGAG GGAAAACCAGGTTACAAAGGAGAGAAG GGTGAGAGGGGTGAATGTGGAACTCCGGGAATAAAAGGAGACCGG GGTCCTGagggtgttgttggtgcaagaGGACTTAGAGGTCTGCAG GGGTTACCAGGACCACATGGAGACATTGGACCAGAGGGCCCTCAGGGAAAGCAG GGTGAACGTGGCCCACCTGGCCCTCCAGGAATTCAGGGGGAGACTGGGATTGGACTTCCTGGACCAAAG GGTGACATGGGGTTCCAGGGCAGACCAggtcctcctggtcctccaGGACTGGGTGAACACGGACTTCCT GGACCTCAAGGACCACAAGGTGTTCAAGGGGAAAAAGGACCCCAAGGTGAAGGGTTCCCTGGACCAAAG GGTGATCGGGGCCTCCCAGGACCAAGGGGACCAAGGGGACAGCAGGGTGCAGGAATCAAAGGAGACAGG GGTGATCTGGGTCCTCCAGGTCTTCCAGGACCATCTGGACCGACAGGAGTGGGCATACAGGGAGAAAAG GGCATTGAAGGTCCAAGaggtccaccaggagtcagaGGGCTTCCAGGAGAAGGTTTACCTGGACCTAAG GGAGACCAAGGTTTACCAGGAGAACAGGGAGCTCCAGGAGAGAGAGGCATTGGTGAGCCTGGTCCAAAG GGAGAGCCTGGAGCAGCTGGTTTGGGTGGCCTGCCTGGTCTTCCAGGAGAGGATGGAGCTCCAGGGCAGAAG GGTGAGCCTGGTTTACCTGGTTTAAGAGGTTCTGAGGGCCCACCAGGAATTGGCACTCAAGGGGAGAAG GGCGACCAGGGTCTGAGAGGCATTCGTGGATTACATGGGCCTCCGGGGATTTCAGGACCCTCAGGACCAAAG GGTGAACGTGGGATACCAGGCTCGCAGGGCATACCAGGGCTGCCAGGACGGTCTATATCAGGTCCAAag GGTGATGTGGGTCCTTCTGGGCCCCCTGGTCCTGTTGGGGAAACAGGCCATGGACTACCTGGTCCAAAG GGTGATCGTGGTCATCCAGGTTTACCGGGTCCACTTGGTCCAAAAGGTGAAGGCGTTCCTGGCCCTGTG gGTCCTCCGGGCATGCCTGGCTTACCAGGAGAACCAGGCCCAGAAGGAATAGGAATTCCTGGTCCTAAG GGTGATATTGGCTTTAGAGGATTGCCAGGTTTGCCCGGCCCACCTGGAGAGGGCTTACAAGGGCCACAA gGTAATGTTGGGAGACCAGGACCTCCTGGTCCAACTGGACCTCCAGGTGAAGGTATTCAAGGCCCAAAG GGAGAGCCAGGATCTCAAGGTATGACCGGGCCTAGAGGGCCTCAAGGAGACGGTTTTCCTGGCGCTAAG GGTGATCGTGGATTACAGGGTGAGAGGGGAATGAAAGGTACAAAAGGAGACATGGGAGATCCTGGAGTCCCTGGTGAAGCA GGGAGGCCAGGAGCTAAAGGAGAACCAGGCCTCACG AGAGAAGACATTATTAAGCTGATCAAAGAAATCTGTG GATGTGGCATCAAGTGCAAGGAAAGGCCCATGGAACTTGTGTTTGTCATCGACAGCTCAGAAAGTGTCGGCCCTGAGAACTTTGAAATCATCAAAGACTTTGTCACACGGCTGGTGGACCGGACCACAGTTGGTCGCAACGCCACCAGAATCGGCCTGGTCCTCTACAGTCTGGACGTCCATTTGGAGTTCAACTTGGTTCGCTACATGAACAAACAGGACGTCAAGCAGGCAATCCGAAAAATGCCTTACATGGGCGAGGGCACCTACACTGGCACTGCCATCAGAAAGGCCACTCAGGAGGCCTTCTTCAGCGCTCGACCAGGAGTCAGAAAAGTGGCCATCGTCATCACTGATGGTCAGACCGACAAACGAGAGCCTGTCAAACTTGACATAGCTGTGAGGGAGGCTCATGCTGCAAACATTGAGATGTACGCCCTGGGGATCGTCAATTCTTCTGATCCTACGCAGGCTGAGTTCCTGCGAGAACTCAACCTCATTGCCTCTGACCCAGACACTGAACACATGTATCTTATTGATGACTTCAACACATTAACAG CACTGGAGTCTAAGCTCGTCAGTCAGTTCTGTGAAGATGAAAATGGCGCCCTTATTTACAATCGCATCACAAATGGACACTGGAACGGCAACAATGGGCATGGTATTAACGGAAACAATGGACATGTAGGGAATACCAATGGATATAATGGCTATGGTAATAATGGTTATGGTTATGGAAACAATGGATATGGGAACAACGGAAATGGTTACAATTACCAAGAGGAGATCCACAATCAGAGACGCACCAGCAGCCGAAGCCGTGGGGACACTTTCACACTGCCCATCAGTGCTGATCCTCTCCCTATTCAG TTTTATGTTGTCTTCTTATTCCAGGTGGTggaagatgatgatggtgaagatTTAGACATCAGAGCCCACGTGCGGAGTGGTAGCACTGTGGCTGTAGTTAACAAAACAACATTGTTCTCGCCTGTGAGAGAAAGCTCTGTCTCCAGTGAGGCAGTCTTATCATCTTCAgaatcttcttcatcttcatcctcatcagCAACATCTTCGTCAATACTGGTTTCAGTCTCATCTGTAAACTCTAATCAGTTGCAGCCAGTCCTGCCTGAAG AGGCCTCTGTTCTTGATCCCCGCTGTAACCTCAAACTGGACCAAGGCAGCTGCAGAGATTATAGCATCCGCTGGTACTACGACAAGCAGGCCAACGCCTGTGCACAGTTTTGGTACGGAGGCTGTGGTGGAAATGACAACCGTTACGAAACAGAAGATGAATGCAAAAAGACTTGTGTTCTTTTCAGAACAG CTGGATAA
- the klhl41a gene encoding kelch-like protein 41a, with translation MDPQGLREDLRLFQSTLLQDGLKELLNENKLIDCILKVGDRSIPCHRLILAACSPYFRELYFSEDGKEVDKTEVSLENLDPNIMEAIVNYMYSAEIDINDNNVQDILAVANRFQIPSVFTVCVNYLQKKLSKKNCLAIYRLGLMLSCARLAMAARDYIADRFEAIAKDEDFLELAPPELFAIIGADALNVEKEEVVFELLMRWIRKDKEKRMKSFEEAFDCIRFRLLPEKYFKEKVEKDELIKANPELLKKLKVIKEAFAGKLPEKKKGQDNEEGEEGSLPGYLNDNRRFGMFAKDMVLMINDTAAVAYDGQENECFLAAMAEQIPRNHVSLTSKKNNLYVLGGLFVDEEDKENPLQCYFYQLDSLASEWIALPPMPSPRCLFAMGEFENLIFAVAGKDLQTNESHDSVMCYDTDKMKWTETKKLPLKIHGHCVVSENGLVYCIGGKTDDNKTINKTFAYNHKRSEWKEVASMKTPRSMFGAVIHNGRIIVAGGINEEGLTAACEAYDFGTNKWSPFTEFPQERSSVNLVTCGGLLYAVGGFAMVENENKECAPSEITDIWQYEDDKKQWTGMIREMRYAAGASCVSMRLNTAKMPKL, from the exons ATGGACCCACAAGGCTTGAGAGAAGATCTGCGTCTCTTTCAGAGCACTTTGCTGCAGGATGGACTCAAAGAGCTTCTGAATGAGAATAAATTGATTGACTGTATCCTGAAGGTTGGAGACAGAAGTATCCCCTGTCATCGGCTCATTCTGGCGGCATGTAGTCCCTATTTCCGGGAGCTTTACTTCTCAGAGGACGGCAAGGAAGTGGACAAAACAGAGGTTTCTCTGGAGAATCTGGACCCCAACATTATGGAGGCGATTGTGAATTACATGTACTCAGCAGAGATTGACATCAATGACAACAATGTGCAGGATATTTTGGCTGTTGCCAATCGTTTCCAGATCCCTTCCGTGTTCACAGTTTGTGTGAATTATCTGCAGAAGAAGCTGTCGAAGAAAAACTGCCTTGCCATCTACAGGCTGGGACTGATGCTGAGCTGCGCCAGACTGGCAATGGCAGCTCGAGATTACATTGCGGATCGGTTTGAGGCCATAGCCAAGGATGAGGATTTCTTAGAGCTTGCTCCACCTGAACTCTTTGCTATTATTGGAGCGGATGCACTGAATGTAGAAAAAGAGGAGGTGGTGTTTGAGTTGCTCATGAGGTGGAtcaggaaagacaaagagaaacgcATGAAATCTTTTGAAGAGGCCTTCGATTGCATTCGTTTCCGTTTACTCCCAGAGAAGTACTTCAAGGAGAAGGTGGAGAAAGATGAGCTCATCAAGGCTAATCCTGAGCTTCTGAAGAAACTCAAGGTCATCAAGGAAGCCTTTGCAGGGAAGCTGccagagaagaaaaagggacAAGATaatgaggaaggagaggagggcagTTTGCCTGGCTACCTGAACGATAACCGCAGATTTGGCATGTTTGCCAAAGACATGGTGTTGATGATCAatgacactgctgctgttgcctaTGACGGCcaggaaaatgaatgttttcttgcTGCAATGGCTGAGCAGATCCCCCGAAACCATGTCAGTTTGACATCAAAGAAGAACAATCTCTATGTGTTGGGAGGACTCTTTGTTGAtgaagaggacaaagaaaaccCGTTGCAATGTTACTTTTACCAG TTGGATAGTCTTGCCTCTGAATGGATTGCTCTGCCACCGATGCCCTCCCCCAGGTGTCTCTTCGCCATGGGGGAATTTGAAAATCTCATCTTTGCCGTAGCAGGAAAAGATTTACAGACCAACGAGTCACATGACAGTGTTATGTGCTACGACACTGA CAAAATGAAATGGACTGAGACAAAAAAGTTGCCATTGAAAATCCACGGCCACTGTGTGGTCTCTGAGAACGGGCTGGTGTACTGTATTGGAGGCAAAACAGATGACAA TAAAACAATCAACAAGACGTTTGCATACAACCACAAGAGGTCTGAGTGGAAGGAGGTGGCTTCCATGAAGACACCCAGATCGATGTTTGGAGCAGTTATCCACAATGGGAGGATTATTGTGGCTGGAGGAATCAATGAAGAAGGCCTCACAGCTGCATGTGAAGCATATGACTTTGGAACCAACAA GTGGTCACCCTTCACAGAGTTTCCCCAGGAAAGGAGTTCAGTCAACCTGGTCACCTGTGGGGGGCTGCTATACGCTGTAGGGGGATTCGCCATGGTGGAGAACGAGAACAAAGAGTGTGCACCTAGTGAAATCACTGACATCTGGCA GTATGAAGACGACAAGAAACAGTGGACTGGTATGATCAGAGAGATGCGTTATGCGGCTGGAGCCTCCTGCGTGTCCATGCGCCTGAACACAGCCAAAATGCCAAAACTGTAA
- the bbs5 gene encoding Bardet-Biedl syndrome 5 protein homolog: MASVLDALWEDRDVRFDITAQQMKTRPGEALIDCLDSIEDTKGNNGDRGRLLVTNLRLIWHSLALPRVNLSVGYNSIINITTRTANSKLRGQTEALYILTKSNNTRFEFIFTNVVPGSPRLFTSVIAVHRAYETSKMYRDLKLRAALIQNKQLRLLPREQVYDKINGVWNLSSDQGNLGTFFITNVRIVWHANMNESFNVSIPYLQIWSIRIRDSKFGLALVIESSRQSGGYVLGFKIDPVDKLQDALKEINSLHKVYSANPIFGVDYEMEEKPQPLEELTVEQPPDDVEIEPDEQTDAFTAYFADGNKQQDREPVFSEELGLAIEKLKDGFTLQGLWEVMG, translated from the exons ATGGCATCTGTTTTAGATGCTCTCTGGGAAGACAGAGACGTTAGATTCGACATAACGGCGCA GCAGATGAAAACTCGTCCAGGAGAGGCGCTGATAGACTGTTTGGACTCCATAGAAGACACGAAGGGAAACAACGGAGATCGAG GCCGGCTGTTGGTAACAAACCTGAGGCTCATTTGGCACTCTCTGGCCCTGCCAAGAGTCAATTTGT CTGTGGGTTACAACTCAATCATTAACATCACAACAAGGACAGCTAACTCA AAACTGAGAGGCCAAACTGAAGCACTCTACATCTTGACGAAATCCAACAATACAAGATTTGAGTTTATTTTCACAAATGTAGTTCCAGGAAGTCCACGGCTCTTTACTTCTGTCATTGCTGTACATAG GGCCTATGAGACCTCTAAAATGTACAGGGACCTGAAACTGCGAGCTGCTCTCATTCAAAATAAGCAGCTGAGACTTTTGCCACGGGAGCAGGTTTATGATAAAATTAATGGAGTTTGGAATTTATCCAGCGATCAG ggCAATCTTGGGACTTTCTTTATCACAAATGTTCGGATTGTGTGGCATGCCAATATGAACGAGAGCTTCAATGTCAGCATCCCTTACCTCCAGATT tgGTCTATCAGGATAAGAGACTCAAAGTTTGGCTTGGCTTTGGTGATAGAGAGTTCACGTCAG AGTGGTGGCTATGTGCTTGGATTTAAGATTGACCCTGTGGATAAGCTTCAAGATGCACTTAAGGAAATCAACTCATTGCATAAAGTGTACTCAGCCAACCCTATCTTTGGAGTAGACTATGAAATGGAGGAAAAG CCCCAGCCGCTGGAAGAACTCACAGTGGAACAGCCGCCTGATGATGTGGAAATTGAGCCAGATGAGCAGACTGATGCTTTCACT GCCTACTTTGCGGATGGCAATAAG CAACAAGACCGTGAGCCAGTTTTCTCTGAGGAGCTGGGGCTTGCCATTGAAAAGCTAAAGGATGGCTTCACACTTCAAGGACTGTGGGAAGTCATGGGCTGA